From a single Lactococcus allomyrinae genomic region:
- the thrC gene encoding threonine synthase has translation MSVLYQSTRDKSNQKTASQAILQGLAADGGLYVPVEFPSIDLDFERLKNSSYQEIATLILHAFFDDFSREEIEKMVDLAYGEKFDTKKIAPVKQVGNHFVLELFHGETIAFKDMALSILPHLMTASADKNAVSNEIVILTATSGDTGKAAMAGFADVPHTKIIVFYPKHGVSEIQERQMLTQKGKNVHVVGIEGNFDQAQTAVKTMFNDTDLHQKMLTAGKQFSSANSMNIGRLIPQVAYYVYAYAQLVSTGSIVSGQKINFSVPTGNFGNILAAYYAKKIGLPINRLICASNKNNVLTDFFKTGHYDKNREFYVTSSPSMDILVSSNLERLIFDLTNKSDEKTNHLLTALQTEGQYQITEEMREKLSDFVADWASEEQISKEIHQTFTDENYVLDPHTAVASHVYRQYTDKTPTIVVSTASPYKFPRVVVDALTESLSVDANDFELVKTLEKISRIPLPKAVKELEAAKGLHNTVVEVTQMQAEVERYLSLK, from the coding sequence ATGTCAGTTCTTTATCAATCAACGCGTGATAAGTCAAATCAAAAAACAGCTTCGCAAGCTATTTTACAAGGGCTAGCTGCAGACGGAGGACTGTATGTTCCTGTCGAATTTCCAAGTATTGATTTAGACTTTGAGCGTTTGAAAAATAGTTCTTATCAAGAGATAGCTACGCTTATTTTGCACGCTTTTTTTGATGATTTTTCTAGAGAAGAAATCGAAAAAATGGTTGACTTAGCTTACGGTGAAAAGTTCGATACAAAGAAGATAGCGCCAGTGAAACAGGTGGGGAATCATTTTGTTTTAGAGCTGTTTCATGGTGAAACCATTGCTTTCAAAGATATGGCTTTATCAATCCTTCCTCATCTGATGACAGCAAGTGCTGACAAAAATGCTGTCAGTAATGAGATTGTGATTTTGACCGCTACTTCTGGAGATACAGGAAAGGCTGCTATGGCAGGCTTTGCAGACGTCCCTCATACAAAGATTATTGTTTTTTATCCAAAACATGGTGTGAGTGAAATTCAAGAGCGACAAATGCTCACTCAAAAAGGGAAAAATGTTCATGTGGTAGGGATCGAAGGAAACTTTGATCAAGCTCAAACAGCGGTAAAAACGATGTTTAACGATACTGATTTGCATCAAAAAATGCTGACAGCTGGCAAACAATTTTCGTCAGCAAACTCGATGAATATTGGACGACTCATTCCACAGGTCGCTTATTATGTCTATGCTTATGCACAACTTGTCAGTACTGGCAGTATTGTTAGTGGACAAAAGATTAATTTTTCTGTGCCGACAGGAAATTTTGGAAATATTTTAGCGGCTTATTATGCGAAAAAAATTGGCTTACCTATCAACCGATTAATCTGTGCTTCCAATAAAAATAATGTACTCACAGACTTTTTCAAGACAGGACATTATGATAAAAATCGCGAATTTTATGTGACGAGTTCACCATCAATGGATATTCTTGTTTCGTCAAATTTAGAGCGACTCATTTTTGATTTGACTAATAAAAGTGATGAAAAAACCAATCATTTGCTGACAGCTTTGCAAACGGAAGGGCAATATCAAATTACAGAAGAAATGCGAGAAAAACTGTCGGACTTTGTTGCAGATTGGGCATCTGAAGAACAGATTAGTAAGGAAATTCATCAAACGTTTACTGACGAAAACTATGTGCTTGACCCTCATACAGCAGTAGCAAGCCATGTTTATCGTCAGTATACTGATAAAACACCGACGATTGTTGTCAGTACGGCAAGCCCTTATAAATTTCCTAGAGTAGTGGTTGATGCGCTGACAGAAAGCTTGTCAGTAGATGCCAATGACTTTGAGTTGGTCAAAACTTTGGAAAAAATCAGTAGAATCCCGTTACCAAAGGCGGTGAAGGAACTTGAAGCTGCGAA
- the nusG gene encoding transcription termination/antitermination protein NusG: MDENNLTSFDQGWFVIQTYSGYERKVKEDLLERAELYNMSDKILRVEIPTETIRTEVNGKMKDVEENLFPGYVLVEMNMTDEAWFIVRNTPNVTGFVGSHGNRSKPTPLFEEEIQEILVGMGQAVREVNFELFVGKRVRIVDGALAGFEAPITKINGDKLTLTVDMFGNETPVELDMHQIEEIKE; the protein is encoded by the coding sequence ATGGACGAAAACAATCTAACAAGCTTTGACCAAGGCTGGTTTGTTATTCAAACTTACTCAGGATATGAGCGTAAGGTTAAGGAAGATCTCCTTGAACGTGCAGAGCTTTACAATATGTCAGACAAGATTTTACGTGTTGAGATTCCAACAGAAACAATCCGCACAGAAGTAAATGGGAAAATGAAAGATGTTGAAGAAAATCTATTCCCAGGTTATGTTTTGGTCGAGATGAATATGACAGATGAAGCATGGTTTATCGTGCGTAATACACCTAATGTCACAGGTTTCGTCGGTTCTCACGGAAATCGTTCAAAACCAACGCCACTCTTTGAAGAAGAAATCCAAGAAATCTTGGTTGGTATGGGACAAGCTGTACGCGAAGTGAATTTTGAACTTTTTGTAGGAAAACGTGTCCGTATTGTTGATGGAGCATTGGCAGGGTTCGAAGCTCCAATTACTAAGATTAATGGTGATAAGTTGACTTTAACTGTAGATATGTTTGGCAATGAAACGCCAGTTGAGCTTGATATGCATCAGATTGAAGAAATCAAAGAATGA
- the secE gene encoding preprotein translocase subunit SecE: MFKFIGSIIKEMKLTTWPTGKQSVRDFFMVIEYTIFFLIFIMIFDWVTQHGITFSVEHLVPLIK, from the coding sequence ATGTTTAAATTTATTGGTAGTATCATTAAAGAAATGAAATTGACGACTTGGCCAACGGGCAAGCAATCTGTTCGTGATTTTTTCATGGTCATTGAATATACAATTTTCTTCTTGATTTTTATCATGATTTTCGACTGGGTAACACAACATGGGATTACTTTCAGCGTTGAACATTTAGTTCCATTGATTAAATAA
- the rpmG gene encoding 50S ribosomal protein L33, giving the protein MLKKAGLACTICGSRNYTLNLSSNAKEKRIEVKKFCRTCGKHTLHKETR; this is encoded by the coding sequence ATGTTAAAAAAAGCAGGATTAGCGTGCACCATATGTGGTTCACGAAATTACACATTGAATCTTTCGTCAAATGCGAAAGAAAAACGTATCGAAGTAAAAAAGTTTTGTCGCACTTGTGGCAAACATACTTTGCATAAAGAAACAAGATAA